The genomic DNA CTTCGAGCAACTTCGTCGCAATCGCCATGACCGTGATGGCATACAGTGTGGATAAAGCGAAGGTTTTTCCGATTTGTTTATAACCAAAAAAAATGAACGGAATATTGAGGAAGAACAGCCAAAGGGCGAGTGTCGAGTCCGTCAGCTTGGAGCCGATGATTGAAATTCCGACGATCCCGCCATCGATGATGCTGTTCGGGACAAGGAACCCTTTTAATCCAATCGCAAAAATAACCGCCCCAATCGTCAATAACAACAGGCGGCGCACCAGTTGCCATTTTGTCGAACGGCGGTGTCGTTTGGCCTGTTCAGCAGCGGGCATCGAATCCCTCCTTTTTACACACTTTTCATTACTATAACAAAAAAGCACTAAGGCGTGCGAGAACGACCTTAGTGCTGGTATTATCCGGTATAGCGAAGAGACTGGAAAAAACGTAAGACCAGTTCAGCTTCTTGGACAGTTGCATATTGTCCGACATATTGTCCCTGTTCGATGGCGATGATGGACAAGGTACAGGAGACCATTTGAATCCCTTCGGTGAGCCGTACTTCAAACGTCGCGGTCTGCAACGGCAGTGGCGTTTTCGTCGTGAAGTAGAGATGACGGGTACTCGTCCGGTGTGCCTGAATGTCTGAAAAACTAAAATCAAAGGCTTGATTTTGATGTTTCAGCATCTTGATTTTTCCTGAGACGGAGAAACTGGGAATGGTATCGGACGCAAGGGAACAGGCTTCAATCGGATACAACACTTCCCGTAAGAGGAAACTTTCCATCACCTCTGCCGATACCGGTCTACTAAATAAATAACCTTGGATATTCGGACAGTTCAAGAACCGGAACATCTCGAGTTGTTGTAATGTTTCGATTCCTTCCGCGATGACGGCTAGATTAAACTCTGTTGCCATGTAAAGAATACTTTTGACGATGGCTTGCGCTTTTCGATCCTTCGCGATATGCGTCGCAAATTGCCGATCAATCTTGACGACGTTGATCGGATAACGTTGCAAATAGACCATTGAGGAGTATCCTTTTCCAAAGTCGTCGAGAGCAATCCGAACACCGAGCTGACTTAAGTGTTCGAGGGTCCGACTGATGTTCGGGTCATCCATGATCAAGGCGGCTTCCGTGATTTCAAGTTCAAGCAGATCAGCCGACAGCTGGTACGTTGTCAGAGCTTGTTCGATTTGATGCTCGAACCCGGGGATCAAAAACCGTTTTGGGGAGACATTGACGGAAATCGGAACAAGTTCAGCACCGGCACGGGACCAGTTGATCATCGCCTGACACGCCGTCTCGACGACCCAGTCGCCAATCGCGATATGGAGTGCACTTTCTTCTGCAAGTGGAATAAAATCATTTGGTGGAATCCGTCCCCATTCCGGGTGTTGCCACCGGATTAAGGCTTCGAGACCAATGATTTTCCCAGTCCAGCTATCGACTTTCGGTTGGTACTCAAGAAACAGTTGATTCCGCTCAATCGCGTAATGCAAATCTTGTTCGAGGCGGTAACGGCGATAGTAATCGATATCGAGATTGGACGCATAATGATGGACGGCACTATGGTCTTCTCGGCGCGAACGCCGCAGTGCCGTATATGAATGTTTCATCAGCTCAATCGGATCATGACTATCATCCGGAAAACGGCTGATCCCAATCGAGACCCGGGCAAACAAGGCGTATGGCTCAATCAGAATCGGTGCATCAGATAACGTGAGCAAGGCTTCGGCACACGATGTGATGTCTTGCTTGAAGCTGGACGGAATGAGGATCGCGTATTCATCGCCACCGAGATGACCAAAAAAGACTTCATCTGGTTTTGATGTGTAGAGAAGAGCGCTCGTTGCTTGAATCCACTGATCACCGGACGCATGACCAAATGCATTGTTGATTTCAGAAATCCGGTTAAACGAAATCGATAAAATCGAGAAGGTGGTATTCGTTTGCATCCAGTCCTTGATGGTTTCAGTTAACGAGATCCGGTTTGGCAGACCGGTGACAGAATCGTGCATCGCGAGTTGCTGCAACCGTTCTTCATATTCTTTTTGTAACGTGATGTCATGCATGATGCTGTTCGTATAGGCAATCGATCCATCGAGCTGAAAGACGGGGATTTGTTGATCCTCGACCCATTTGCGACGGCCATCTGGAAACAGCAGTCGATACTGGATTGTGCCGGATTTCCCGGAGGTTAGGCGTTTGATGAACTGTTTCATCGCCGGTTTATCACGCGGGTCCAGTCGCTCAAACAACCAGTCTTGACTGAGAATCAAGTCTTTTGGCAGCTCCTCGAAAATCTGGAAGAATCCTTTGGAATGAAACAGCAGCCGTCCACTTGATAAATCAATTTGTGAAATCGCCGCTTCGAGCGCCTCGTAGATTTCCTTTGTCTGTTCACGTTCGAGCTTCAGTTGGCGCCGAACTTCATCGACTTCCGATAAATCGTACAAAATAACTGAAATCGGTCCATTCAGACCGTCTCGTCGCAACGCTTTTAAACGTAAGAGTTGATACTCTTGATTGGCATTTAGAACGGATACCTCTTGTTCAAACGTATCGAGTTCTCCGTCGAGCAGCCGAATCATCTGAAACTTGAGTGGGTCAAAGTCACGTGGGTGAATCCATTGGTGCACTTGTTCATTCCACAAGTGTTCGGGCTTCTCTGGATCAAGGCCTAAGTAGTTGATCAAGGACGGGGAATACTCGATGGTTCGTGTCGACGGATCATATTTGAAGACGACGAGTTCCGCGATCTGTTCCGTCAGTTCAAGTTGGGAGCGGATTTGCGCGACATCATGTTCGAGTTGCTTTTCGCGGGTGATGTCGCGGGCAACGCCGTAGACGCCGACAATCTGACCATCTTGTTCAATCGGCATGTTGGTGATTTTTAACGTCAGCCGATGTTGATCGACGTGCAGTCCTTGCGCTGTATAATGGACGGTTTCCCCGGCAAGGGCACGTTTGAAAAAGGCAGTCACGGCATCAATCTGTTCCGGTGGATTGAAGACTGCGAAATGTTCGTATAACGTTTCCTGCGAATAACCGAGCATCTGCGGAAGGTATTCATTAAAATAAATGATTTCACCGAGGTGATTGAAGAAAAAAACAGCATCCGTCGTCTGCTTGAAAAACGGTTCCATACGTTCCGGATGTGACAGTTCTAGCCCTCCGATCAACAGAGGGGATGTGGACGAACGACTAAGTCGTTGCATCGCGTTGAAAAAAGTCATAGCTGAATCTCCTCACTCGAATTTTTAGCTCTCTTTCTAGTATCGGAGTATCTGTCCCTGAATTGCAATCAAAGTTCGACAGATAGACTTATTTTTCAAAAAAAGTGAATCATTTTTTGGGGGGTAAGTGAAAAAAGGGGAAGGTGGGAGATTGCGTCCAGGTTCTTTCGCTCACTTTTCTCGGGCGGAACGGAAACCGCGGTCGCCTTGGCAGTCGACCGGGTCTCCCTTGTTCCTGAAGGAAGCAAAGCTTCCTTTTTCCGTAGAAGTCGAGCTTCGAAAGTGGACGCAACCGTCTTATACGATGCACGGATCGAGAGGAAAACGGAAAGAATACAAAACCATAAAAGATGATAAAGTCGCAAAATTGAAGAAGATTATTTTAGGATACAAAAAGACAAACTTTGTCATGCTCCACTGGGTGTGAAGACTGACGCGGTTTGTCGTGATTCAATGTGTCATCAGACCGCTAAGTCACCAGATGTGTCGCGGAGGCGGATCGGGCGACGTTTACGTCAAACAAGACGGTGGGTCCGGACACAGCCTTGCGATCAGCCTGTTGATTCTTGACAGTCACGGCTTGACGTATGGTGTCCGAGAGAGTGCACTCGGAGGCGCCTGCTTTTATGTCTGCTTCAAGGAAAAATAAAAAATGTCCCGCTCTTCATACATGATGAAGGGCGGAACGTGCGGTTTATTCAGAGTCGTTTGCTTGGACGAGGCTTGGTTTGACGAGTGTATAGAATTCATCACTCATCCCGACACGGCTGCCCATCTGGCAAGCGAGTTCGAGTGTTTCCTGGTAGAATTTCGCAACTAAGCCATGGTTTTTGATGTGCATGTCTTTCATTGCTTTTTCGACACCCAGAACGACTTTTGCGATTTGGTCATCGGCGTCATTACGAACAGGGACGACGTTTTCCGGCAAATCAACTTCTTTGTCGTGTCCGTTGAAGCGGAACGAGGCGCCGAATCCGAGGTGCTCGAGGAAGAAGTGTGGTAACAATTTACCGGCAAAGAACTGGTGCCACTCGCTTTCTTTCATCGTATTCATATCGCGTTTGAAAGAAGTCGTCGCGAGTGCGTAGCGGTCATGTGTATCTTTCATGAACTTCTCGAGGATTGGTACCTGCATCGCAAACGAATTCTTCAGCAGATTATCGAGCTGTTCTTGCGTTAATTGTTCTTGTTCAGCCATCAGTTTAACCCCATTTCGTTTCGTTACTTCTATCGTAAGAAATTTAGACAATTCCGTCAAATCTTTTTCAAGAATAGAGTTTACCTATTTCACAAAAGGGAATTTAACTATTATCGAAGGGTTGAGGGGGAGTTAGCATGAAACGACTAGCAATGACAGGGGTATTAATCGGGGCATGTCTAATTCCAGTGACAGCTTTCGGCGCAAGCAACGTGACGTATCAAAAAGGAACGGTTCAAAATAAAGAGTTCGGTTATTCGGTCAAAGCGACGACTGCTCTACAGACAGCAATCAAACAAGACAAGGTCGACGTCGTCAAAAACAAAACCGTTAAGACGAAATACGGGACCGTGACACGAAGCGGGACGTTTTCGCTTTATTATAAAGTGAAGGGCAAAGACCAATTGCTCGTCAACTTGAACTTTGAACCGAAAAAATTATCAAAAAAACAATTTGAAAAACAAGTCGGGTACGGGACGTATCTCGGAATAAAAGGCAACAAAACGTATTATTATGTCCAACCGACAGAAGCCGTCAAAGGCGCAGTCGGTAAAGAAAAAATCGCTCACTTGATCACAAAGGATGTCCCGGCGATGATGAAAACATTTAAATTAAAATAAGTAAACTGCAAGGGGCACCAGCTTTTGCTAGTGCTTCTTTTGATGGTCCGATATAGTAAAGGTTGAGGTGAAGTGAAATGGAATGGACAGTAACAGAAGTCAAACAAACAACAGAAGTATTGCAACTTGAGAAATGTGTCAACGATCACGACGGAATTGAATTGAAAGTCGCGGCGGATTGGGTCGGACAAAATGATTTCGCGATTTATGACGATACGAAATTAATCGGTTATCTGCAGGCCTTCGCGTATTTGCCGACGGAGTGGGAACTCAATGTCTTCGTCGATCCAGATTACCGGAAGCAAGGTGTCTTTAAGACACTTGTCGAAGTAGCGAAAGAAGCGGCACGTCCGCAAGGCGTCGAAGCGTTTACGTTCGTCATTGATGACGCAAGCGAGTCCGGCCAAGCGGTCCTTGGTCAACTTGGTGCTGAATACCGGATGACGGAATACAACATGGTGCTGAAAAAAGCGCAATTGTTCTTAAAAGCGGATCCGGATTTCGAACTGCGGGAAGCGACAGCGGACGATCGTCCGTTCATCGTTGAGACACTCGGTTCATCATTCGGCAACACGGCAGACGAGGCAGAATCTATTTACCAAGCGATTGAGTCGGATGATCGTGTCACGTTCATCGGTGTCGCAAACCGCAAGCCAGTTGGTGTCATTCGGGCTTATCTGGCGTCAGACACGCAGGCGAGCATTCATGCCTTTGCCGTCCGCCCGGAAGCACAGGGCAACGGATACGGTAAGAAAATGTTGAAGCTGATGGTCCAAGCGATGTTCCGGACCGGGCGGACGCAACTTGAGCTCGACGTCGAGACAGACAACGCACGAGCGCTTGATTTGTATAAAGATGCCGGGTTCGTTGTTGGACGCGGTTATCAGTTCCACGTGCTTGGCTTATAATTGTTTTGTAGAAAGTCCATGCGAGTGGGCTTTTTTTGTAGAGTTCAAAGACCACAGGTCTGTCCACTTTTTAAATAAATACGATATCGTTTCCGGTTGTCCGGTGGCGCGCTTTCCTCGGGCGGAACGCAAGCCGCGATCGTCCTCTTCGGACGACCGGGTCTTGCCTGTTCCTGACGGAAGGGACAAGCCCTTCCTTTTCCCGCAGGAGTTGCGCCTGGACTCCGGAAACTGAGGCATTGAAAAATTGGTGAGATATGATGAAGTGACGACATAAAAAAACAAGTTCACATTCTAAAGGAAATCTGAAACCTTCTCCGTTTTTTGTCGTATACTACACATATGGAAAAAAAGAGGAGGCGACGTTATGGAATGTCGGAAAGATTCATTACGGACGTTGAAGTGGGTATCAGGTGGTTTAGAGGCAATGCTCGGGATTCCGGTGCTTGGTGGATTATTTATTGTCTTTGGAACAGGTTACAATGCGCTTTGGGTTATGTTAGCGTTCCATATCGTGGTCGTCGTTTTGACGGCAAGAGCCGGCCGTGTTTCAAAAGGAAACATCGTCGGGATTGTTGCATCAACAGTCGGTGTCATTCCGGTCGTCGGCATGTTCTTGCATCTAGCTGCAGCGATTACGATCTTGCTTGATGCGGCATTCGTGAACCGGATCATTACGCGGACACATGTTGAACGTGTCGAACCGATCCGTCCCCGTCCGGTCCGGAAAGAACAGGAACGCAAAGAAGACCATCCGTTCTAAGTTTTTTTCGTTGACAGGAGAAAACAAGCCGTGTAAAGTAAACAACAAGTTAAGCCATATCAAACAAATCAACGACGCGGAGTAAGTACCGTCAACACTGCCGACAAAGCGAGTCAGGAAAGGTGAGAGCCTGACGCGGTAAGCTGATTAGGGAATGGACCGCTGAGAGCCTGTTGAACGATTCAGTAGACAGGACGGTTGCCTCCGTTAACGGGCTAGCTGGTTGTTGGACCAGCGACAAGAGGAGATTTTTAATCTCAACTAGAGGTGGCACCGCGCGGATAAAGGCGTCCTCTATGCATCAGCTTTTGCTGTGCATAGAGGACGCCTTTTGTTTTACGTCAAG from Exiguobacterium sibiricum 7-3 includes the following:
- a CDS encoding sensor domain-containing protein; the protein is MTFFNAMQRLSRSSTSPLLIGGLELSHPERMEPFFKQTTDAVFFFNHLGEIIYFNEYLPQMLGYSQETLYEHFAVFNPPEQIDAVTAFFKRALAGETVHYTAQGLHVDQHRLTLKITNMPIEQDGQIVGVYGVARDITREKQLEHDVAQIRSQLELTEQIAELVVFKYDPSTRTIEYSPSLINYLGLDPEKPEHLWNEQVHQWIHPRDFDPLKFQMIRLLDGELDTFEQEVSVLNANQEYQLLRLKALRRDGLNGPISVILYDLSEVDEVRRQLKLEREQTKEIYEALEAAISQIDLSSGRLLFHSKGFFQIFEELPKDLILSQDWLFERLDPRDKPAMKQFIKRLTSGKSGTIQYRLLFPDGRRKWVEDQQIPVFQLDGSIAYTNSIMHDITLQKEYEERLQQLAMHDSVTGLPNRISLTETIKDWMQTNTTFSILSISFNRISEINNAFGHASGDQWIQATSALLYTSKPDEVFFGHLGGDEYAILIPSSFKQDITSCAEALLTLSDAPILIEPYALFARVSIGISRFPDDSHDPIELMKHSYTALRRSRREDHSAVHHYASNLDIDYYRRYRLEQDLHYAIERNQLFLEYQPKVDSWTGKIIGLEALIRWQHPEWGRIPPNDFIPLAEESALHIAIGDWVVETACQAMINWSRAGAELVPISVNVSPKRFLIPGFEHQIEQALTTYQLSADLLELEITEAALIMDDPNISRTLEHLSQLGVRIALDDFGKGYSSMVYLQRYPINVVKIDRQFATHIAKDRKAQAIVKSILYMATEFNLAVIAEGIETLQQLEMFRFLNCPNIQGYLFSRPVSAEVMESFLLREVLYPIEACSLASDTIPSFSVSGKIKMLKHQNQAFDFSFSDIQAHRTSTRHLYFTTKTPLPLQTATFEVRLTEGIQMVSCTLSIIAIEQGQYVGQYATVQEAELVLRFFQSLRYTG
- a CDS encoding GNAT family N-acetyltransferase encodes the protein MEWTVTEVKQTTEVLQLEKCVNDHDGIELKVAADWVGQNDFAIYDDTKLIGYLQAFAYLPTEWELNVFVDPDYRKQGVFKTLVEVAKEAARPQGVEAFTFVIDDASESGQAVLGQLGAEYRMTEYNMVLKKAQLFLKADPDFELREATADDRPFIVETLGSSFGNTADEAESIYQAIESDDRVTFIGVANRKPVGVIRAYLASDTQASIHAFAVRPEAQGNGYGKKMLKLMVQAMFRTGRTQLELDVETDNARALDLYKDAGFVVGRGYQFHVLGL